A part of Scophthalmus maximus strain ysfricsl-2021 chromosome 20, ASM2237912v1, whole genome shotgun sequence genomic DNA contains:
- the si:ch211-222n4.2 gene encoding coiled-coil domain-containing protein 74A, whose amino-acid sequence MSSKNLPPLSHLPHWTRVGRLGKPRSPPRRSPAHHLHHQHQHHHLHHQHLHHLQPLPVVPPAGSRAAAQPRHGDAPDPRVASLQGNIQFLQQQHKETLERLHAEVERLRRENKELQYRMIMEPPKSNRKGPTHGQRGVRPPTQGREAHTELYLEELLQDTRPSQEQALSVGDGSEILGSTGQDHGPEVKGGLITSLQPLRIHTCPSQSPRAPTLQECEVIIRQLYNANSIQSREIMRVKALLRDIVLSKKISPENHILTKAYLIDGTRKPSEENKFPKLGLQTYPENTSGPSHSGVVLPALKQSLSPTIADRQRRARAVQRDRLRRTVH is encoded by the exons ATGTCGAGTAAAAACCTCCCGCCGCTGAGCCACCTGCCGCACTGGACCCGCGTCGGGCGTCTCGGGAAACCTCGCTCTCCGCCCCGGCGGTCACCTGcgcaccacctccaccaccagcaccagcaccaccacctgcACCACCAGCACCTGCACCACCTGCAGCCGCTGCCCGTCGTGCCGCCGGCGGGCAGCAGAGCGGCCGCGCAGCCCCGTCACGGCGACGCGCCGGACCCCCGCGTCGCATCGCTGCAGGGCAACATCcagttcctgcagcagcagcacaaggaaACTCTGGAGAGGCTCCACGCCGAGGTCGAGCGCCTCCGACGGGAGAATAAAG AGTTGCAGTACAGGATGATAATGGAGCCTCCAAAGTCCAATAGAAAAG GGCCGACGCACGGTCAACGAGGCGTTAGACCGCCCACTCAGGGAAGGGAAGCTCACACGGAACTCtacctggaggagctgctgcaggacacgCGACCCTCACAAGAACAGGCACTCAG CGTTGGAGACGGTAGCGAAATTCTGGGCTCCACCGGGCAGGACCATGGCCCAGAGGTGAAGGGGGGCCTCATCACTTCACTACAGCCTCTTCGGATTCACACCTGCCCCTCGCAGTCACCGCGCGCTCCCACGCTGCAGGAGTGTGAGGTCATCATCCGGCAGCTCTACAATGCCAACAGTATACAGTCCCGGGAA ATTATGCGTGTGAAGGCTTTGCTGAGGGATATTGTTCTGAGCAAGAAAATCTCCCCAGAAAACCACATTCTGACCAAGGCCTACCTCATCGATGGTACTCG caAACCTTCTGAAGAGAATAAATTTCCAAAACTTGGTCTTCAAACATATCCGGAAAACAC GTCTGGACCGTCTCACTCTGGCGTGGTCCTCCCGGCCCTCAAGCAGAGCCTCAGCCCAACCATTgcggacagacagaggagagccCGTGCCGTGCAGAGAGACCGCTTGAGAAGGACCGTGCATTGA